The Rhodoferax ferrireducens T118 DNA segment TCGGTGCGGCAGCGGTGGCCGGTCTCGTCACACCGCCCGATCCAGTCTCCATGGTTGCCTTGCTGCTTCCGATGGTCCTGCTGTATGAAGTCGGCATTTTCTCGGCCAAAGTCTTCATCAAGCACACGGCAGCACCAGACGACGCGGCCGATGCCGCAAACGTCTGATTCCGATTTAGGGCGCTGGCCGGCGCTGTTTGGGCCGCACACTGGGCGTCACGGCCAACTCAACCTGGCTGTCACGGCGCAGCACGCTGAATTTGGACGCTGTCCCGGGTTTCAAGGCAGCAACACTGCTCAGTAAATCTGCCACATTGCCGACCGGCTTGCCCGCCACCTGGGTAATCACATCACCGGGCTTGATGCCGGCTCGCGCCGCTGGTCCATCTTGCAGCACCCCGGTGATGATCACCCCTTCTTTGGCCTTGACGCCAAAGGTTTCAGCCAGTTCGGGCGACAAATCGTTGGGCTCCACGCCAATCCAGCCGCGTGTGACCTGCCCATCCTTCACAATGCCTTCCAGCACCAGTTTGGCGGTCGCCACGGGTATGGCGAAACCAATGCCCATGCTGCCGCCCGAGCGCGAATAGATCGCCGTGTTGATGCCCAGCAGATTGCCGCTGGTATCCACCAGCGCACCCCCCGAGTTGCCGGGGTTGATGGCAGCATCGGTCTGGATGAAGTTCTCAAAGGTGTTGATACCCAACTGATTGCGCCCGAGCGCACTGATGATCCCGCTGGTGACGGTTTGCCCAACACCAAAAGGGTTGCCAATCGCCAGCACCTGGTCTCCCACCTGAAGCGCATCGGAGTTGCCCAGCACAATCGCGGGCAGGCGGTCGAGTTCTATCTTCAAGACCGCCAGGTCGGTCTCCGGGTCGGTGCCAACCACTTTGGCCCGCGCACGGCGA contains these protein-coding regions:
- a CDS encoding S1C family serine protease, which codes for MKRFWLLFSQAVTVVLAAYFVVGTLKPDWLASRSASSSTVALTEAPASSPGVVPPGSFRLAAQKSSAAVVSINTSKAARNDPRNQDPWFRFFFGEQGNEPQVGLGSGVIVSASGYILTNNHVVESADEIEVVLNDSRRARAKVVGTDPETDLAVLKIELDRLPAIVLGNSDALQVGDQVLAIGNPFGVGQTVTSGIISALGRNQLGINTFENFIQTDAAINPGNSGGALVDTSGNLLGINTAIYSRSGGSMGIGFAIPVATAKLVLEGIVKDGQVTRGWIGVEPNDLSPELAETFGVKAKEGVIITGVLQDGPAARAGIKPGDVITQVAGKPVGNVADLLSSVAALKPGTASKFSVLRRDSQVELAVTPSVRPKQRRPAP